One region of Fusobacterium perfoetens genomic DNA includes:
- a CDS encoding glycerophosphodiester phosphodiesterase: MTKNFAHRGFSGKYPENTMLAFRKAVEEGVDGIELDVQLTKDGEVVIIHDETIDRTTDGKGLVVSYTYDELRKFDASFKFRGQCGFNPIPTLREYFELVKDKNIVTNIELKTGLNEYFGIEEKVWKLIEEYKLEDRVLISSFNHYSVLRMKNIAPNLKYGLLTETWIINAGKYTEDVGVKCYHPHFLSMTAENVKELKEHNIEINVYTVNEEKDIRDMIEKGIDIVIGNYPDLTKKILEEYR, translated from the coding sequence ATGACTAAAAATTTTGCTCACAGAGGATTTAGTGGAAAATATCCAGAAAATACAATGTTAGCTTTTAGAAAAGCAGTAGAAGAGGGAGTAGACGGAATAGAACTAGATGTTCAGTTGACTAAAGATGGAGAAGTTGTGATTATCCACGACGAAACAATAGACCGTACTACTGATGGAAAAGGTTTGGTAGTGTCATATACTTATGATGAGTTAAGAAAATTTGATGCCTCTTTTAAATTTAGAGGGCAATGTGGATTTAATCCTATTCCAACTTTGAGAGAGTATTTTGAACTTGTAAAAGATAAAAATATAGTTACAAATATTGAGCTAAAAACAGGGTTAAATGAATATTTTGGTATTGAAGAAAAAGTGTGGAAATTAATTGAAGAGTATAAGCTAGAGGATAGAGTGCTTATTTCTAGTTTTAATCATTATTCAGTCCTAAGAATGAAAAATATTGCACCTAATTTAAAATATGGGTTACTTACTGAAACTTGGATAATTAATGCTGGAAAATACACTGAAGATGTAGGTGTAAAATGTTATCACCCTCATTTTTTAAGTATGACTGCCGAAAATGTAAAAGAGTTAAAAGAGCATAATATTGAGATAAATGTCTATACAGTAAATGAAGAAAAAGATATAAGGGATATGATAGAAAAAGGTATAGATATAGTTATAGGAAACTATCCAGACTTAACTAAGAAAATCTTGGAAGAGTATAGATAA
- the hydE gene encoding [FeFe] hydrogenase H-cluster radical SAM maturase HydE — MIKKILEKENLSPEDLLTLIKINNPQDLQLLFDKAYETKLKYIGNKVYYRGLIECSNICIKNCKYCGIRRDNKNVDRFALSKNDILDISRWIYKNGYGSLALQSGERTDKEFIDFIEDTLKDIQKISNNSLGITLSLGEQTLDTYKRWLKAGASRYLLRIETTNRELFKKIHFDDDLHSFDKRLQALKDLKTAGYQVGTGVMIGLPDQTYKDLVNDIIFFKENDIDMIGMGPYILHEETPLGQNSVDKILSDEKRFELSLKMIALCRIYLKDINIAATTALHALDPLGREKGILAGANVIMPNATSKSIKPKYQLYRGKPNLEDDAITGKLALEKSLKSIGEEVIYFKQGNSPHFYNRIK, encoded by the coding sequence ATGATAAAAAAAATTTTAGAAAAAGAAAATCTGTCGCCAGAGGATTTGCTTACACTTATTAAGATAAACAACCCTCAAGATTTACAACTTCTTTTTGATAAAGCATACGAAACAAAACTAAAATATATTGGTAATAAAGTTTATTATAGAGGGCTTATAGAATGTTCGAATATCTGCATTAAAAACTGCAAATACTGTGGTATAAGGCGTGATAATAAAAATGTAGATAGGTTCGCTCTTTCCAAAAATGATATTTTAGATATTTCTCGTTGGATATATAAAAATGGTTATGGTTCTTTAGCTCTACAATCTGGAGAGAGAACTGATAAGGAGTTTATAGATTTTATAGAAGATACCTTAAAAGATATTCAAAAAATCTCAAATAACTCCCTTGGAATAACCCTATCCCTTGGAGAACAAACCCTTGATACCTACAAAAGATGGCTAAAAGCTGGGGCTAGTCGTTATCTTTTAAGGATAGAAACTACCAACAGAGAACTTTTTAAAAAAATCCATTTTGATGATGACTTACACTCATTTGACAAAAGATTACAAGCTCTTAAAGACTTAAAAACAGCTGGTTATCAAGTGGGAACTGGTGTAATGATAGGGCTACCTGACCAAACCTATAAGGATTTAGTAAATGATATTATATTTTTTAAAGAAAATGATATTGATATGATAGGAATGGGACCATATATTCTTCACGAAGAAACTCCTCTTGGTCAAAACTCAGTAGATAAAATATTATCTGATGAAAAAAGATTTGAACTTAGTCTAAAGATGATTGCTCTTTGTAGAATTTATCTAAAAGATATAAATATTGCTGCTACAACAGCACTTCATGCTCTTGACCCACTTGGTAGAGAAAAAGGAATCCTTGCTGGAGCCAATGTTATTATGCCAAATGCCACATCAAAGAGCATAAAACCAAAATATCAACTTTATCGTGGAAAACCAAATCTTGAAGATGATGCTATCACTGGAAAACTTGCCCTTGAAAAAAGTCTAAAGAGTATAGGGGAAGAGGTAATTTACTTTAAGCAAGGAAATTCTCCACATTTTTATAATAGAATAAAATAG
- a CDS encoding sirohydrochlorin cobaltochelatase, translating to MEGYIKSNFLENYNENSKKAILVVNFGTTHFDTRENTIEVLINEVKEKFTDFEVRECYTSRIILKKLREKNIFIDNPVEAMERLKNEGYTHVIIISSNVIDGIEYKALVKNIEHFNGDFEELRIAPPLLNTNTSFLKVAKVLNEYFGNPSEKEAYLFVGHGTLDSSDSAYPCMDYIFKYLGYSYYVGTIEGFPSIDEIKEILTKDGIKKVTLIPFMIVAGEHAKNDIANDWKEELEKEGFEVNLNLTSLGAIKEIRDIFVENGELLLDYKKEDILEKKLFYSK from the coding sequence ATGGAAGGATATATAAAATCAAACTTTTTAGAAAATTATAACGAAAATAGTAAAAAAGCTATACTTGTAGTAAACTTTGGTACTACTCATTTTGACACAAGAGAAAATACAATCGAAGTTTTAATAAATGAAGTAAAAGAAAAATTTACTGACTTTGAAGTTAGAGAATGTTATACTTCAAGAATTATCTTAAAAAAATTAAGAGAAAAAAATATTTTTATTGATAATCCTGTTGAGGCTATGGAAAGATTAAAGAATGAGGGATATACTCATGTGATTATTATCTCTAGCAATGTTATAGACGGTATTGAGTACAAAGCCCTAGTTAAAAATATTGAGCATTTTAATGGAGATTTCGAAGAGTTAAGGATTGCTCCCCCTCTTCTTAACACAAATACTAGCTTTTTAAAAGTGGCTAAGGTTTTAAACGAATATTTTGGAAATCCTAGTGAAAAAGAGGCTTATCTATTTGTAGGTCACGGAACTTTAGATTCATCAGACTCAGCTTATCCTTGTATGGATTATATTTTTAAATATCTTGGTTATAGCTATTATGTGGGAACTATTGAGGGATTTCCATCAATAGATGAGATAAAAGAGATTTTAACAAAAGATGGTATCAAAAAAGTTACTCTTATTCCATTTATGATTGTAGCTGGGGAACACGCTAAAAATGATATTGCTAATGATTGGAAAGAGGAGCTTGAAAAAGAGGGCTTTGAAGTAAATTTAAATCTTACAAGCCTTGGAGCTATAAAAGAGATAAGAGATATATTCGTAGAAAATGGTGAGCTTTTACTAGATTATAAGAAAGAAGATATACTAGAGAAAAAACTATTTTATAGTAAATAA
- a CDS encoding type III toxin-antitoxin system ToxN/AbiQ family toxin, translating to MKLYTINEEYINYLRQFSENVKYNKKESRPYVGIILKIDDYTYFAPLGSPKPKHLKMKESLDFIKIDNGKIGVINLNNMIPVSEDKVTNIIFNTLSDKKYATLLESQLRWIERNTELISSKSFKLYKLITTKENTMFHKRCNNFKLLEEKSLEYLSTKEK from the coding sequence ATGAAATTATACACTATCAATGAAGAATATATAAATTATTTAAGACAATTTTCAGAAAATGTAAAATATAATAAAAAGGAAAGTAGACCCTATGTTGGTATTATACTAAAAATAGATGATTATACTTATTTTGCACCTTTAGGCTCTCCAAAGCCCAAACATTTGAAAATGAAAGAATCTCTTGATTTTATTAAAATAGATAATGGAAAAATCGGAGTTATAAACTTAAATAATATGATACCTGTATCAGAGGATAAGGTTACAAATATAATATTTAATACTCTCTCTGATAAGAAATATGCTACTTTACTAGAAAGTCAATTAAGATGGATTGAGAGAAATACAGAACTTATATCTTCTAAAAGTTTTAAATTATATAAATTGATAACAACAAAAGAAAATACAATGTTTCACAAAAGATGTAATAATTTTAAATTATTAGAAGAAAAATCTCTAGAATATTTATCAACAAAAGAAAAATAA
- a CDS encoding Na+/H+ antiporter NhaC family protein has product MTNSERRGVFIEVLKLSPVVLLGILMVGMKLDFLVAAPIATIYVAIIAWLTEKFTFNKIVEKAVDSVKEIQLVFFILMLAYAMAEAFMATGVGASIIIMALNFGLTAKTIAVTGIIVTSVLSVTIGTSWGTFAACAPIFLWLNHIVDGNIILTLGAIAGGACFGDNIGLISDTTVVSSGIQKVEVIHRIRHQGGWSLLCLVAGIITFYLASVVMGLPDVVGNARDAINEIPQDVWVALARERESAVILLEQVKQGVPLYMGMPLLLVLGAAIKGMPTLMCLFIGIMSSLGFGLYAGTVDNIKDFLGLMYSGFSGAGGSVIVMMMWITAFGGIMGSINAFEPLSRVVRKLSKNVRQLMFFNGIFAILGNVSLADEMAQIVTIGPIIKNLVDENVEGFEEDKYKLRLRNGCFNDAMGVFGSQFIPWHTYTVFFTGIANVVYPLYKFVPTDIIKCNFLAMIAVFSILILTLTGWDRFVPLFKLPSEPTVRLKK; this is encoded by the coding sequence ATGACGAACAGTGAAAGAAGAGGGGTTTTTATTGAGGTTTTAAAACTCTCTCCAGTAGTTTTATTAGGAATATTAATGGTAGGAATGAAACTAGATTTTTTAGTAGCTGCACCAATAGCAACTATCTATGTGGCTATTATAGCTTGGCTAACTGAAAAATTTACTTTTAATAAAATAGTAGAAAAAGCTGTGGATAGTGTAAAAGAGATCCAACTTGTATTTTTTATACTTATGCTTGCTTATGCTATGGCAGAGGCATTTATGGCAACAGGAGTTGGGGCATCAATTATCATTATGGCTTTAAACTTTGGTTTGACTGCAAAAACTATTGCTGTAACAGGGATAATAGTTACAAGTGTTCTTTCAGTAACTATCGGAACTTCTTGGGGAACTTTCGCAGCTTGTGCTCCAATATTTTTATGGCTGAATCATATTGTTGATGGAAATATAATTTTAACTCTTGGGGCTATTGCAGGGGGAGCTTGTTTTGGAGATAATATTGGACTTATCTCTGATACTACTGTTGTAAGTTCTGGAATACAAAAAGTAGAAGTAATCCATAGAATAAGACATCAAGGTGGTTGGTCATTGCTTTGTTTGGTGGCTGGGATAATAACTTTTTATCTTGCATCAGTTGTAATGGGATTACCTGATGTTGTGGGAAATGCAAGAGATGCCATTAACGAGATACCTCAAGATGTGTGGGTGGCACTGGCTCGTGAAAGAGAATCAGCAGTGATTTTACTTGAGCAGGTAAAACAAGGTGTACCACTTTATATGGGAATGCCACTTCTTCTTGTATTAGGAGCTGCTATAAAAGGAATGCCTACTTTGATGTGTCTGTTTATAGGGATAATGAGTTCTCTAGGATTTGGACTTTATGCAGGGACTGTTGACAATATAAAAGATTTCTTAGGACTTATGTATTCTGGTTTTTCTGGAGCTGGTGGAAGTGTTATTGTAATGATGATGTGGATAACAGCTTTTGGTGGAATAATGGGAAGTATAAATGCTTTTGAGCCACTTTCTAGAGTTGTAAGAAAGTTATCTAAAAATGTAAGACAACTTATGTTCTTCAATGGAATATTTGCAATATTAGGAAATGTTTCTTTAGCTGATGAGATGGCACAGATAGTAACTATTGGTCCAATTATAAAAAATCTTGTAGATGAAAATGTGGAAGGGTTTGAAGAAGATAAATATAAATTAAGACTTAGAAACGGTTGCTTTAATGACGCAATGGGAGTTTTTGGTTCTCAGTTTATTCCTTGGCATACTTATACAGTGTTTTTTACAGGGATAGCAAATGTAGTTTATCCACTTTATAAATTTGTGCCAACAGATATTATAAAATGTAATTTCTTGGCAATGATAGCGGTATTCTCTATACTTATACTCACTCTAACTGGTTGGGATAGATTTGTGCCACTATTTAAACTACCAAGTGAGCCAACTGTAAGACTGAAAAAATAA
- a CDS encoding RluA family pseudouridine synthase, with protein sequence MEKLMEKIILNVTEEFIGKRIDVFLQKNISDTSRAFIQKLIDDGNVLVNAKICNKSSLKLKGNEIIEITLPEEEVKEILPENIPLNIVYEDEDIAVINKPAGLTVHPAQDIVSGTLVNGLLFHFKTLANIETEKVRPGIVHRLDKNTSGLIVIAKTDRASEKLIEKFKTKDIKKTYIAICKGNFSEKSGRIENLIGRDPAERKRMAVVEINGKPAISNYQVIDEVQDFSLVKVHIETGRTHQIRVHMKYLNHPILGDDTYGNPSKIAKRQMLHAYFLEFNHPITNEPLKIFGELPDDFVEVAKKLKLNIDIIKENGDNNE encoded by the coding sequence ATGGAGAAATTAATGGAAAAAATTATTTTAAATGTCACAGAGGAATTTATTGGAAAAAGAATAGATGTTTTTTTACAAAAAAATATTTCTGACACTAGTAGAGCTTTTATTCAAAAGCTTATAGATGACGGAAATGTCTTAGTTAATGCTAAGATTTGCAATAAATCTTCATTAAAGCTAAAAGGAAATGAAATAATTGAAATAACTTTACCTGAGGAGGAAGTAAAAGAAATTTTACCTGAAAATATCCCATTGAACATAGTCTACGAAGATGAAGATATTGCGGTTATCAATAAACCAGCAGGTCTAACTGTACACCCTGCCCAAGATATTGTTAGTGGTACTCTAGTAAATGGACTTTTATTTCATTTTAAAACTCTAGCAAATATTGAAACAGAAAAAGTAAGACCGGGGATTGTCCACAGGTTAGACAAAAATACAAGTGGTTTAATAGTTATTGCAAAAACTGACAGAGCCTCTGAAAAACTTATTGAAAAATTTAAAACAAAAGACATAAAAAAAACTTATATTGCAATCTGCAAAGGAAATTTTAGTGAAAAATCTGGAAGAATAGAAAATCTTATTGGTCGTGACCCAGCAGAGAGAAAAAGAATGGCTGTTGTAGAGATAAATGGAAAACCAGCTATAAGTAACTATCAAGTTATTGACGAGGTGCAAGATTTTTCATTGGTAAAAGTTCATATTGAAACTGGTAGAACTCATCAAATAAGAGTTCATATGAAATATCTTAACCACCCAATATTAGGTGATGACACTTATGGCAACCCTTCAAAAATTGCAAAACGTCAAATGCTACACGCATACTTTTTAGAGTTTAACCACCCAATAACAAATGAGCCTTTAAAAATATTTGGAGAGTTACCTGATGATTTTGTAGAGGTTGCAAAAAAATTAAAATTAAACATAGATATTATAAAAGAAAACGGTGATAACAATGAGTAG
- a CDS encoding ribonuclease HII — protein MSSLYEFDKEKGDILGVDEAGRGPLAGPVVAAAVKIHQYHDFFEMINDSKKLSEKKREELFDKILTYCDVGVGIASVEEIDEVNILEATFIAMNRAIEDVSKNSDVTFDTVLVDGNKLIKKYNGKQEFLVKGDAKSLSIAAASIIAKVTRDRIMLKFAEIYPEYHFEKHKGYGTKLHREILLEKGVLPIHRKTFLKKILSK, from the coding sequence ATGAGTAGTCTTTATGAGTTTGATAAGGAAAAAGGAGATATTTTGGGAGTTGACGAGGCTGGACGTGGACCACTTGCTGGACCAGTTGTTGCTGCTGCTGTTAAAATCCACCAATATCACGACTTTTTCGAAATGATAAATGATTCTAAAAAACTTAGTGAAAAAAAACGTGAAGAACTTTTTGATAAAATTCTAACTTACTGTGATGTTGGAGTTGGGATTGCCTCAGTTGAAGAGATAGATGAAGTAAACATTTTAGAGGCTACTTTTATAGCTATGAATAGAGCTATTGAAGATGTTAGCAAAAATTCTGATGTTACTTTTGACACTGTTTTAGTTGATGGTAATAAACTTATAAAAAAATATAATGGAAAACAAGAATTTTTGGTAAAAGGCGATGCAAAATCTCTGTCTATTGCTGCTGCCTCTATTATTGCAAAGGTTACGAGAGATAGAATAATGCTTAAATTTGCTGAGATTTATCCAGAGTATCATTTTGAAAAACACAAAGGTTATGGAACAAAACTTCATAGAGAGATTTTACTAGAAAAAGGTGTTCTTCCAATCCATAGAAAAACTTTTTTAAAAAAAATTCTATCTAAATAG
- a CDS encoding YraN family protein, with amino-acid sequence MKNFLNKRVQGEYFENLALNFLEKEGFSLLEKNFYCKHGEIDIILRKSDLIVFVEVKQRSSKSFGTGFDAISYTKQKKMYLTAQNFLYRNSLENFNFRFDAVVFDEKDNCHWIKNIMWGDEIGF; translated from the coding sequence ATGAAAAATTTTTTAAATAAGAGAGTTCAAGGAGAATATTTTGAAAATTTAGCCCTTAATTTTTTAGAAAAAGAGGGATTTTCTCTTTTGGAAAAAAATTTTTACTGTAAGCACGGAGAGATTGATATAATCTTAAGAAAATCTGACCTTATTGTTTTTGTAGAGGTAAAACAAAGGAGTTCTAAAAGTTTTGGAACTGGATTTGATGCAATATCTTATACAAAACAAAAGAAAATGTATCTCACTGCTCAAAACTTTCTTTATAGGAATAGCTTAGAAAATTTTAATTTTCGTTTTGACGCAGTGGTATTTGATGAGAAAGATAATTGTCATTGGATTAAAAATATAATGTGGGGTGATGAAATTGGATTTTAG
- a CDS encoding ComF family protein, producing MPLHLSQYLRKFFYYDRCSVCNEILSNSEIYICKKCQEKFKNNNQLKNFKNIYYIFKYDSDFKNLIKNYKFYNRKYLGFFISHLIERNLKKVIEEKDIDIIIPVPLNKKRFFSRGFNQVSYILDILDIDYQKIIRTKDTKHMSLLLDKNMRKFNIRNAFSIPFEVNGKNILIIDDIITTGSTIHEIIKEINLIGKPKSITIFVFSMAKTFEKSNLGRKNENISR from the coding sequence ATGCCCCTACACCTAAGCCAGTACCTTAGAAAATTTTTCTACTATGATAGATGTAGTGTATGTAATGAAATTTTATCTAATTCTGAGATTTACATCTGTAAAAAGTGCCAAGAAAAATTTAAAAACAACAACCAATTAAAAAATTTTAAAAATATCTATTATATTTTTAAATATGATAGTGATTTTAAGAATTTAATAAAAAATTATAAATTTTACAACAGGAAATATTTAGGTTTTTTTATAAGTCATTTGATTGAGAGAAATTTAAAAAAAGTTATTGAAGAAAAAGATATCGATATTATTATCCCTGTACCTTTAAATAAGAAAAGGTTTTTTTCTCGTGGATTTAATCAAGTGTCATATATTTTGGATATTCTAGACATAGATTATCAAAAGATAATAAGAACAAAAGACACAAAACATATGAGCCTTTTGCTTGATAAAAATATGAGAAAATTTAATATTAGAAATGCCTTTTCTATACCTTTTGAGGTAAATGGCAAAAATATCTTGATAATTGATGATATTATAACTACTGGTAGTACAATCCATGAGATTATAAAAGAGATTAATCTCATAGGAAAGCCAAAAAGTATAACTATCTTTGTTTTTTCAATGGCTAAGACTTTTGAAAAATCTAATTTGGGGAGAAAAAATGAAAATATTAGTAGATAA